DNA sequence from the Amycolatopsis sp. Hca4 genome:
CGCCTTGGTCTTGATGGCCGCGACGTCCGAGCCGAGGTCGGGCTCCGACATCGAGAACGAGCCGCGGACCTCGCCGGTGGCCATCCGCGGCAGGAAGTGCTGCTTCTGCGCCTCGGTGCCGTGGCGGGAGATCATGTGCGCCACGATGAAGTGCGTGTTGATCACGCCGGAGACGCTCATCCAGCCGCGGGCGATCTCCTCGACGACCAGCGCGTAGGTCAGCAGCGACTCGCCGAGCCCGCCGTACTCCTCCGGGATGGTGATCCCGAACAGGCCCATCTCCTTCATGCCCGCGACGATGTCCGCCGGGTAGGTGTCGGCGTGCTCGAGCTCCTGCGCGTGCGGGATGACCTCCTTGTCCACGAACTGGCGGACGGTCGCGAGGATCTCCGACTGCACGTCGGTCAGGCCGGCGGTCTGGGCGAGACGGGCCATCACGGCTCCCTTTCCGGAGTACGACGCCGCTCCCGGCGCTGGGTTACCGGTGAGTATGACCCCAAAGCCGCAACGCTGCTATGAGGGCGCTCACGCTCAGCGGGTCCGGCCCCGTAAAGTGCGGGAAGAGGGGAGAGATCATGAGTTATCCGCAGGATCCGAACAACCCGTACGGCCAGCAGCCGCCCTCGGGTGGCTACCAGCAGCCCGGTTACGGCCAGCCGTCCGGCTACCAGCAGCCCGGCTACGGCCAGCAGTACCCGAGCGGCGGCTACCCGCAGTACCCGGGCTACCCCGGGATGCAGGCCCCGCCGCCGCAGGGCTCCGGGCTCGCGGTCGGGGCGCTCGTCTGCTCGGTCCTCGGCTTCGTGCTGTGCTTCCTGGTCGGCATCGCGGGGATCATCATGGGCCACATCGCCCACGGCAAGGCGAAGCGCGGCGAAGCCGACGGCCAGGGCGTCGCGCTGGCGGCGATCATCGTGGGGTACGTCGGCATCGCGCTCAACATCGGGTTCTTCGCACTCGGGCTCGCGCTCGGCTTCCTCGGCTACGCGTGACACCGCTGGTCGCCCATCCGCATCGAGGGGATCCGTCATGACCGACCCGTCCGGGGACAAGGACCGCCCGGCCGACCCGACCGCGGCCTACGACCCGCCGCCGACAGCGGACCCGGCGCCGTACCGGCCGGAGAACTACGACCCGCCGTCGGCCGACGCCACCGTCGCCGAGCCGGTCCCGGCGGACGAGCCTCAAGCCACCGAGACCGTCGCGGCCGAGCCACCGTCCGCTGCGACCGCGGAGCAGCCCGGCGGGCTGCCGCCCGGGTCGTACGAGACGCCGGCGGCCTACATCCCCGGCACGCCGTTCGCGCCGCCGGGACAGCCGGTCCCGCAGGCCTACCAGCAGCAGCCGTACCCCCCGGCCTACGGCCAGCCGTACGCGGCACCGGCTCCGTACGGGCAGCCCGCGCCGTACGGGCAGCCGTACGCGTCGCCGCGCACGCAGGACAACGCGCTGGCGGTCGGGGCCCTGGTGTGCTCGATCCTCGGGTTCTGCTCCGGTGTCACCGCGCTCGCCGGGCTCATCATGGGCCACATCGCGCTCGCCAAGACCAACCGCGGCGAAGCGGGCGGCCGCGGGCTGGCCACGGCCGCGGTGATCATCGGCTACGTCGTGATCGCGCTGTGGGTCGGCTTCTTCACCACCCTGATCATCCTGGGCACGAACGGCTACCTGAACGGCTAGTCCGCCGACGGCAGCACCGCGTCGCCGGGGCTGCGCGGCGACGGGGTGGCGTGGCCGTTCACCTCCGGTTTCGCGTCCGTGAGCTCGGCCTCGGGCTCGGGCTCGGCTTCGGCCGGCGGGGCCGCCGGGGCGGCCGGTTTGGCCGTGTGCGCGTCGAGGAACCGCAGCAGCTCCACCGGGAACGGCAGCACCAGCGTCGAGTTCTTCTCCGACGACACCTGCACCACGGTCTCCAGCAGCCGCAGCTGCAGCGCCGAGGGGGTGTCGGCCATCCTCGCCGCGGCCTGCGCGAGCTTGTGCGACGCCTGCAGCTCGCCGTCGGCGGAAATGACCCGCGCGCGCCGCTCCCGCTCCGCCTCGGCCTGCCGCGACATCGAGCGCTTCATCGCCTCCGGCAGCGCGACGTCCTTGATCTCGACGCGGTCGATGTGGATGCCCCAGTCCAGCGCCGGGCTGTCGATCATCAGCTCCAGGCCCTCGTTGAGGCGCTCGCGGTTGGAGAGCAGGTCGTCGAGCTCGCTCTTGCCGATGATCGAGCGCAGCGACGTCTGCGCGACCTGGCCGACCGCCGACCGGTAGTCCTGGACGTTGACCGCCGCGACCACCGGGTCGATCACCTTGAAGTAGACGACGGCGTCGACGCGGACCGTGACGTTGTCGCGGGTGATGCCGTCCTGGGCGGGGATCGGCATGGTCACGATCTGCATGTTGACCTTCTGCAGCCGGTCCGCGAACGGCACGAGCACCGTCAGCCCCGGCTCGCGGACCCGCGACCGCACCCGCCCGAACCGGTAGATCAGCCCGCGTTCGTACTGCTTCACGACCCGCACGCTCGACGCCAGCCAGACCCCGCCGGCGAGGACGACGGCGCTGAGAACCTCCACCACCATGACTGCTCCCGGGGTTGCGTTTCCCCTTGAAAGCCCAGCGTACGCCCGCCCGGGAGCTGACGAAATGCATTGGACACAGCGGCCAGGCTGGGGTGGTGACCGATCTTCGCGTTCCCCCGCTGTTCGCCGCCCGCGCGCCGAAGGTCCTCGGGCCGGGGGCCGTCCCGTGGCTGGCCGCCCTGCCGGAGCTCGCCGCGGAGTACGCCCGGAAGTGGAGCCTGGTGTTCGAGGGCGAAGCCATGCACGGCTACGTCGGCGTGGTGCAGCCCGCGCGCCTGCCCGACGGCACGCCGGTGGTGCTGAAGCTGGGCTGGCGCGACGCCGAGTCCGCCGACGAACCGCTCGCACTGTCCACATGGGCCGGTCGAGGAGCGGTGCTGCTGCTGGATTCCGCGCCGGACGACGGCGTCCTGCTGCTCGAGCGGCTCGACCCCGGCCGCACCCTCGACGACCTCCCGCTGCGCTCGGCGATCCCGCTCATCGGCGGCCTCGCGCGGCGGCTGGCCGTCCCCGCACCGGCAGCACTGGCCCGGCACCTGCGCACCGAGGCGGCGCGGCTGGCCGAGGAACTCCCCCGCCGCTGGGCCGAACTCGGCGAGCCGTTCGAGAAGCGGCTGGTCGACGCCGCCGTCGCGATCTGCCGCGAACTCGGGCCGTCGGCGGGCGACGTGCTGGTGAACGAGGACCTGCACTTCCAGAACGTCCTGGCCGGCACGCGCGAGCCGTGGCTGGTCATCGACCCGAAGCCACTGGCCGGCGACCTCGAGTGGGGCGTCATCCCGCTGTTCTGGAACCGCTTCACCGAGTCCACACTGGACGAACGGTTCGCGCTCATCGTCTCTTCGCACGAACTGGACGCCGAACGCGCTCGCTCCTGGACGCTGGTCCGCGCGGTGCAGAACTGGATCTGGATGGTGGAGGAACAGCTCGAAACGGGCGAAGACAGCGACGACCCCGCGTTCATCACAGTGGCGGAAATCGCTCCTTGGGCAGCCAGCCGATAGTGTCAGCGGCATGGCCGCGGTCAACAGGGTTTTCGCAGCTCAGCTGTCCGGGTTGCCGGTTTTCGGTCCGGACGGCGAATCGATCGGCCGCGTCCGCGACCTGGTCGCCGGCCTGCGCCTGGACGCGCAGCCGCCGCGGATCCTCGGGCTGGTCGTCGAGCTGGCCACCCGGCGGCGGGTCTTCGTGCCGATGCTGCGGGTCACCTCGATCGAGCCGAGCGCGGTGACGCTCGCCACCGGCTCGGTCAACATGCGCCAGTTCAACCAGCGCCCCAACGAGGTGCTGGTGCTCGGCCAGCTGCTCGACGCGCACGCGACGCTGGCCGGGTCGGGCACCCGGATCACCGTCGTCGACGCCGGGATGGAACCGACCCGCACCCGCGACTGGGTGCTCGCCAAGCTGGCCATCCGCGAGCGGCGGGTCGGGCTGGGCCGCCGCCGCGCCGCGATGCAGGTGCTGCCCTGGTCGGAGGTGGCCGGGCTGGGCCTGGCCGACCTGGGCGCCCAGCCCCAGGGCGCGGGCCAGCTGCTGATGCTGTTCGACACGATGCGCCCGGCCGACATCGCCGCGACCGTGCGCGACCTGCCGCTCAAGCGCCGGCACGAGGTCGCCGACGCGATGGACGACGAGCGCCTCGCCGACGTCATCGAGGAGCTGCCGGACGACGACCAGAAGGAGCTGCTGGCCTACCTGGCCGAGGAGCGCGCGGCCGACGTCCTGGAGGCGATGAACCCCGACGACGCCGCCGACCTGCTGGCCGAGCTGGCGCCGGCCGAGCAGAGCCGGCTGCTGGAGCTGATGGAGCCGGAGGAGTCGGCGCCGGTCCGGCGGCTGCTGGAGTACTCGTCGGACACCGCGGGCGGCCTGATGACGCCGGAGCCGGTGGTGCTGACCCCGGACACGACGATCGCCGAGGCGCTGGCCCACATCCGCAACGCCGAGCTGCCGCCGGCGCTGGCGAGCATGGTGTTCGTCTGCCGCCCACCGACGGCGACGCCGACCGGGCGGTACGTCGGCGTCGTCCACTTCCAGCGGCTCCTGCGGGAGCCGCCGGCCGAGCTGGTGGCCAGCGCCGTGGACACCGGGCTCCCGCCGCTGAAGCCGGGCGCGACGCTGGCCGAGGTCACGCGGTACTTCGCGGCCTACAACCTGACCTGCGGGCCGGTCGTCGACACCGAGGACCACCTGATCGGCGCGGTGACCGTCGACGACGTGCTCGACCACCTGCTGCCCGAGGACTGGCGGGAGACCGGGCTGCACGACACCTTGGAGGAAGACCGTGCCTGAGCTGACGTCGGGACGGCGGCTCGACCAGCCCCGCGGCCAGAACCGGTTCAGGCTGAACATCGACCCGGACACGTTCGGCAGGCTGTCCGAACGACTGGCGCGGTTCCTCGGCACCGGGAAGTACCTGTTCTGGCAGACGCTGATCGTCATCGTGTGGATCGTGCTGAACATCACGGCGGTGTCGCTGCAGTGGGACCCGTACCCCTTCATCCTGCTCAACCTGGCGTTCTCGACGCAGGCGGCGTACGCGGCGCCGTTGATCCTGCTGGCCCAGAACCGCCAGGACGACCGCGACCGCGTCTCACTGGAGGAGGACCGCAACCGGGCGGCCCAGACGAAGGCGGACACGGAGTACCTGGCCCGCGAGCTGGCCGCGCTGCGGCTGGCGATCGGCGAAGTGGCGACGCGCGACTACCTGCGCAGCGAGCTGGACCGGCTGCGGGAGGACCTGGACGTAAAGCCCAAGAAGTCCCGTACGCCTACCGGTACGTAACATGGACGGGGTGACCAGTACGCAGCAGCTCCCCAGCGTCGACGACGTCCGCAGCGCGCTGAAGAGCGTGCAAGACCCCGAGATCCGGAAACCCATCACGGACCTGGGGATGGTCAAGGACGTGGCGGTCGGCGCCGACGGCGTCGTGACGGTCGGCATCTACCTGACGGTGGCCGGCTGCCCGCTGAAGGCAACGCTGACCAACGACACTCGCGAGGCGGTTTCGAAGCTGCCGGGCGTGGTGGACGTGCGCGTCGAGCTGGACGTGATGAGCGACGAGCAGCGCTCCGAGCTGCGGAAGTCCCTGCGCGGCGACGCGGCCGAGCCGGTGATCCCGTTCGCGCAGCCGGGCTCGATGACCCGGGTGTACTGCGTGGCCTCGGGCAAGGGCGGCGTCGGCAAGTCGTCGGTGACGGTCAACCTGGCGGCGGCGATGGCCGCGCGGGGCCTGTCGGTGGGTGTGGTGGACGCGGACATCTACGGCCACTCGATCCCCCGCATGCTGGGCGCGCGCGAGAAGCCGACCAAGGTCGACACGATGATCATGCCGCCGCAGTCCCACGGCGTGAAGGTGATCTCGATCGGCATGTTCACCCCGGGCAACACCCCGGTGGTCTGGCGCGGCCCGATGCTGCACCGGGCACTGCAGCAATTCCTGGCGGACGTCTTCTGGGGCGATCTGGACATCCTCCTGCTGGACCTCCCCCCGGGCACGGGCGACATCGCGATTTCGGTGGCCCAGCTGATCCCCAACGCGGAGATCCTGGTGGTGACAACCCCCCAGCAGGCGGCGGCGGAGGTGGCCGAGCGAGCCGGAGCGATCGCGCTGCAGACGCGCCAGCGAGTGGCGGGCGTGATCGAGAACATGTCGTGGCTGGAGACGCCTTCCGGAGAGCGAATGGAGATCTTCGGCTCGGGCGGCGGCGCCACGGTGGCTGAGTCGCTGTCGAAGTCGATCGGATCGGAAGTGCCGCTCCTGGGCCAGGTCCCGATGGACCCCCGAGTGGTGGCCCAGGGCGACGCGGGCACGCCGATCGTGCTGTCCGAGCCGGAGGCGCCGGCTTCGGTGGTGTTGAGTGATGTGGCAAAGAAGCTTTCGGTAAGGGCACGCGGTTTGGCGGGGATGATGCTGAACGTGACACCGGCCGGCCGCTGAGCGCGCAGCGCACAAAGGAGCTGGGTGGTCATCCCGTCGCCTGAGGCCGTCAAATCACTTTGAGCCGGGCCCGCAACCGAGAGCGTTTGGTGGGGTGACTACGCAAGCTTGCGGGCCCGGCTCAAAGTGATAGGCCTCAATCAGGCGACGGGATGACCACCCAGCGACCCAACTCCAGAACCGGCGGCCGAGAGCGGTAGTCGGGGTCATCCCGGAGCCTGCCTGTCCGGCGAGGACGCTTTTTTCTTTAGAGCCGCAGCGTTCTTCCTCTGCCGCGGCAGAGCTCTGCCGCGGCACGGGAGCGGGTCCGACCTCCCCCGCCCCTCCGTTCGGATTTTCAGCCGGCGGTCGGGTTTGTCAAGGCGGGAAAGCGTGCCTTGACAAACCCGACCGCCGGCTGAACAGATAGCAGGGATGAGGGGCGGGGGAGGTCTGGTGAGGTGTTTTGTCGCCTTGCGCTACCGGCCGCCGGTTCGCATCGGCCGTTCGGCTGCCGGTTCGCGCCGTCTGTTCGGCCGGCGGTTTGCACCGTTCATTCGGCTACAGGGGTCGAGACAGCGAGAAGTACTCGTCCTTCCCGCAGACCAGTTTGGCCAGGGAGCCGATCGCGACTACGTTGCGTCCGGGTCGATCGGGGGGCGCTCGCCCGGCTTGAGCGGCTCCGGCGGTGTCTGGGTCTGGCCGGCCAGGTAGCCGTTCGACCCGTTGGCCGGGGTGCTGCTGCCGTTCGTGATGCCCTTCAGGCCGAGCGGGTCCGAGTCGCCGTCGAACAGGTGCTGCGTCACCACGCGCTTCGGGTCGAAGTTTCGCAGGCCGCGCAGGTCCTCCAGCGGCTTGCGGAGCTGGTCGAACTCCGGGCCCATCTCCTCGCGGAGCTGCTCCTTCGCGCCGGTCGCGAACTCGCGGACCTTGCGGACGCTCTTCGCGAGCCAAGACGCCGCCTCCGGCAGCCGCTCGGGGCCGAGGATGAACAGACCGGCGATGATGAGGACGAGGATTTCACCCCACCCGACGCTCTCGAACACCAGTCAACCTCCGAAGAAGAACCTATCCGCCCAGGGTACCCGCCACCCGCCGCGCGCCGGCAGGCCGAACGCGGGAACTCAGTCGGAAGCCAGGGTTACGTCCACGACGAAACTCGCGCCGTCACGAGCGAGCGACACCGGGACCACTTCGCCGACGTCGTGCGCGCGGACCGCCACCGTCATCTCGGCGGAGTCGCGCACGAGCCGGTTGCCGATCTTCGTGATGACGTCGCCCTCCTTGATGCCCGCGTTCGCGGCCGGGCCGCCCGGCGCGACGTTCTTCACCTGGGCACCCATCGTCGACGAGCCGGCGACCGTCGACGACGCGTTGATGCCGATGTCGGCGTGCTGGACCTTGCCGTCCTTGATCAGCGCCTTCGCGATCTTCACCGCGTAGTCGCTCGGGATGGCGAAGCCGATGCCGATGCTGCCGCCGTCGGCGCCGGACGAGCGGATCGACGAGTTGATGCCGACCAGCGCGCCGGTGGAGTCGACGAGCGCGCCGCCGGAGTTGCCGTGGTTGATCGCCGCGTCGGTCTGGATGGCCTCGTAGGTGACCGGCGGGGCACCGTTGTCGCCGCCCGCGGTGATCGGCCGGTTCAGCGCGCTGACGATGCCGGCGGTCACCGAGTTCTGCAGCGCCAGCGGGGAGCCGATCGCCATCACGGTGTCGCCGACCTGCAGGTCCGCGGACTTGCCGACCTGCAGCACGGTCGGGTTGGTGACGTTCACCTTCACGACGGCGAGGTCGGTCTTCTGGTCGGCGCCGACGAGCTTGGCCTCGGTGCGGGTGCCGTCGATGAAGACGGCGGTGACCTTGACGCCCGGGTCCGCGGCGGCGGAGGCGATGACGTGCTCGTTGGTGAGGATGTAGCCCTGCGGGTCGATCATGACGCCGGAGCCCTGCTCGCCGGACTCGGCGCCGGGCTTGAACACCTCGAGCGAGACGACGGCGGGCGAGACGCGTTTCGCGATTTCGGCGACGGACCCGGCGGGCCGTTCCTTGCCGGCCTCGGCTTCGGAGATGGTGGCGGACCCGGTGAGCTCGGTGCCGGTGTCGGCGGCCCACCACCCGACGACCCCGCCGGCGGCACCGATGAGGAGGGCGACGACCCCGAGCAGGACGAGCGCCTTCGGCTGCACACGGCGCCCGAAGAGCACCTCGGGCAGGCTCAGGAGCGCACCGGGAGGACGTTTGGCGGGCTTTTCCTCGTCTTCGGCGGGCACGGCGGGCCCGGCGAGAACGGCGGCAGCCCCGGGATCCCGCCACGGGTCGCGGGTGCCGGTCCACAGGGGCGGTTCGACGTCCGGAGCGTCCCCGGTGGCTTCCCGAGGCCGTTCGAGCAGCACCCCTTCGGCCCCGGGCGGCCGCCGGAAGGCCTCGGCGAGCGATTCGGGAGCGGGCGGGGCGAGGTTGACGCCGTTGGCCTTCTGCGGGGAGTAGAGCTTGTCGAACGCCCCGTCGACACCCTGCGGCCTGCCGAAGACGGCGGCCTGCGCGGGATCGACGGCCGGTCGCGCGAGCGGCCGCGGGCCCAGCCGGTCGGCTTCACGCGCGCCGGGCTGCTCGGGATTCACGTTCGGCTCGGTCATCATTCCCCGGTGCAGAAGATCAGGTGGCTGGGCGTGACGATACCCAAGCCCAGTGCCCCGAGTCTGCCGGTCCACGGGTGAAGTGGCTGTTTCTTGGCAGGTCTTCCACAAGGTGCCGCCGTGCAGGTCACCCGGAATCCCGGCAAATCCCACCCGGCCCCGGACAAGTCGAAGGCCGCTGCGAAAGTGGCTTCGCAGCGGCCTTCAAGTTCAACTCAGCGGATGCCCGCCGGCAGCACCGCCGGTGTCGTGCTCACCGGCGTCGACACCGGGGCCGGCTGCTGGGGCACCGCCATCTGGGCCGGCAGCAGGTTCGCCGGCTGGGGGGCTCCGCCGCCCGTCTCCGGGGTTCCGTCGCCGTCCGCCGAGGTCCCCACCAGGGCCAGCGCGCTCAGCACCAGGCCCGACACCACGACCCCCGCTCCCTGGGCGGCGCGGCGCTTGAACCGGCCGCCGCCGAGGACGTTCGGGGACTGGCCCAGCGGGGCCGATGATCCCAACGGCGCCACACCACCCAGCACGCCCGCATCGCGCAGGCCCGCGACCCGGTCGGGGCGCTGGACCGCGACCAGCTGGCCGTCGGCCGTCACGGCCAGGTTGTCCGGAGCGCTCGGCAGCTCGGTGTGCTGCGGGATCGACTGGAGGCTCGCCAGGAACCCGGCCGACATCGACGGCGCTCCGGCCCGGCGGATCGTCTCGCCCATCTGCCGCTGCGCGCGCACTTCGGCCGCGCATGCCGGGCAGCGGGTGATGTGCGACGCCGCGCGATCGCGTGCGCCGTGGGACAGCTCGCCGTCGACGAACGCCACCACGACGTCCGGCAGCAAGTGCGACTCGGGGAGCGCCCAGCCTCGCGGTGCGGTCATACCGTCACCTTCGCAGACTGCGGTGCGTGACTGCGCCGGCGCTCGAGCGACGCGCGCAGCGCCTGGCGCCCGCGGTGGATGCGGCTGCGGACGGTGCCCAGCTTGACGCCCAGCGTGGCGCCGATCTCCTCGTACGACAGCCCCTCGACGTCACACAGCACGACGGCGGCGCGGAACTCCGGGGGCAGCTCGTCGAGCGCCGCCTGCAGGTCCGGGTCCAGGTGGGTGTCGGAGTAGACCTGCTCGGGGCTCGGGTCGTCGCCCACGATGCGGTCGGTGTCCTCGGGCAGGCCTTCCATCCGCACGCGCGAGCGGCGGCGGGCCATGTCCAGGAACAGGTTGGTGGTGATCCGGTGCAGCCAGCCCTCGAACGTGCCGGGCTTGTAGGACGCCAGCGAGCGGAAGACCCGGATGAAGGTCTCCTGCGTGAGGTCCTCGGCGTCGTGGGTGTTGCCGGTCAGGCGGTAGGCGAGCCGGTAGACCCGGTCACCGTGTTCGCGCACGACCTCGTCCCAGGACGGAGGCGTCCAGGCGGCCTCGTCCAGGGTCACGGGCTGGGCCCCGGCGTCGGCAACGGCGTTCTGCATCGTGGGAGCAGGCACCTCCATCAGCGTTTCTCCTGTCTGCTCCACCCAACGCGGGTCCTCGGCACGGTGTTCCCGTGTGTTCGGATTTCAGTCTCTCCGGGTTCCTTATGGTTCTAGTGAGACTGGACTGAGAGCAGGCTGAGAACTTCTTCCCGGGTGCTTACCAGGGAGCCTGCGCGGATTTATCGACAACCAACGCTAACCTCCGTGCGTGAACACGCCCACCCCTGCGGCCGCACCGGCCGATTCCGGGTTCGTCGACGGGTACCTGCCCGACGACGAGGTGCTGTCTTCGGCGCGGGCACGGGCCGAAGACCTGGGCTGCACCCCGCTCAGCGCGGGTGCGGGCGCGACGCTGCGGTTCCTGGCCGCGACGCTGTGCGCGAAGGCGGTCGTCGAGGTCGGCACGGGTGCGGGCGTGAGCGGGCTCAGCCTGCTGCGCGGCATGGCCCCCGACGGCGTCCTGACCTCGATCGACGTCGAGCCGGAGTACCAGCGGGCGGCGCGCACGACGTTCCGCGAGGCCGGTTTCGCCCCGGGCCGCACCCGGCTGATCATCGGGCGCGCGCTGGACGTCCTGCAGCGGCTCACGCCCGGGGGCTACGACCTGGTGTTCGTCGATTCCGCGCACATCGAGTACCCCGGGTGCTACGAGCTGGGCGTGTCGCTCCTGC
Encoded proteins:
- the tatB gene encoding Sec-independent protein translocase protein TatB gives rise to the protein MFESVGWGEILVLIIAGLFILGPERLPEAASWLAKSVRKVREFATGAKEQLREEMGPEFDQLRKPLEDLRGLRNFDPKRVVTQHLFDGDSDPLGLKGITNGSSTPANGSNGYLAGQTQTPPEPLKPGERPPIDPDAT
- a CDS encoding slipin family protein, which translates into the protein MVVEVLSAVVLAGGVWLASSVRVVKQYERGLIYRFGRVRSRVREPGLTVLVPFADRLQKVNMQIVTMPIPAQDGITRDNVTVRVDAVVYFKVIDPVVAAVNVQDYRSAVGQVAQTSLRSIIGKSELDDLLSNRERLNEGLELMIDSPALDWGIHIDRVEIKDVALPEAMKRSMSRQAEAERERRARVISADGELQASHKLAQAAARMADTPSALQLRLLETVVQVSSEKNSTLVLPFPVELLRFLDAHTAKPAAPAAPPAEAEPEPEAELTDAKPEVNGHATPSPRSPGDAVLPSAD
- a CDS encoding aminoglycoside phosphotransferase family protein; its protein translation is MVTDLRVPPLFAARAPKVLGPGAVPWLAALPELAAEYARKWSLVFEGEAMHGYVGVVQPARLPDGTPVVLKLGWRDAESADEPLALSTWAGRGAVLLLDSAPDDGVLLLERLDPGRTLDDLPLRSAIPLIGGLARRLAVPAPAALARHLRTEAARLAEELPRRWAELGEPFEKRLVDAAVAICRELGPSAGDVLVNEDLHFQNVLAGTREPWLVIDPKPLAGDLEWGVIPLFWNRFTESTLDERFALIVSSHELDAERARSWTLVRAVQNWIWMVEEQLETGEDSDDPAFITVAEIAPWAASR
- a CDS encoding DUF1003 domain-containing protein, with protein sequence MPELTSGRRLDQPRGQNRFRLNIDPDTFGRLSERLARFLGTGKYLFWQTLIVIVWIVLNITAVSLQWDPYPFILLNLAFSTQAAYAAPLILLAQNRQDDRDRVSLEEDRNRAAQTKADTEYLARELAALRLAIGEVATRDYLRSELDRLREDLDVKPKKSRTPTGT
- a CDS encoding CBS domain-containing protein, with the translated sequence MAAVNRVFAAQLSGLPVFGPDGESIGRVRDLVAGLRLDAQPPRILGLVVELATRRRVFVPMLRVTSIEPSAVTLATGSVNMRQFNQRPNEVLVLGQLLDAHATLAGSGTRITVVDAGMEPTRTRDWVLAKLAIRERRVGLGRRRAAMQVLPWSEVAGLGLADLGAQPQGAGQLLMLFDTMRPADIAATVRDLPLKRRHEVADAMDDERLADVIEELPDDDQKELLAYLAEERAADVLEAMNPDDAADLLAELAPAEQSRLLELMEPEESAPVRRLLEYSSDTAGGLMTPEPVVLTPDTTIAEALAHIRNAELPPALASMVFVCRPPTATPTGRYVGVVHFQRLLREPPAELVASAVDTGLPPLKPGATLAEVTRYFAAYNLTCGPVVDTEDHLIGAVTVDDVLDHLLPEDWRETGLHDTLEEDRA
- the sigE gene encoding RNA polymerase sigma factor SigE, with translation MEVPAPTMQNAVADAGAQPVTLDEAAWTPPSWDEVVREHGDRVYRLAYRLTGNTHDAEDLTQETFIRVFRSLASYKPGTFEGWLHRITTNLFLDMARRRSRVRMEGLPEDTDRIVGDDPSPEQVYSDTHLDPDLQAALDELPPEFRAAVVLCDVEGLSYEEIGATLGVKLGTVRSRIHRGRQALRASLERRRSHAPQSAKVTV
- a CDS encoding DUF4190 domain-containing protein — protein: MSYPQDPNNPYGQQPPSGGYQQPGYGQPSGYQQPGYGQQYPSGGYPQYPGYPGMQAPPPQGSGLAVGALVCSVLGFVLCFLVGIAGIIMGHIAHGKAKRGEADGQGVALAAIIVGYVGIALNIGFFALGLALGFLGYA
- a CDS encoding O-methyltransferase — protein: MNTPTPAAAPADSGFVDGYLPDDEVLSSARARAEDLGCTPLSAGAGATLRFLAATLCAKAVVEVGTGAGVSGLSLLRGMAPDGVLTSIDVEPEYQRAARTTFREAGFAPGRTRLIIGRALDVLQRLTPGGYDLVFVDSAHIEYPGCYELGVSLLRRGGIIAFHNVLAGGRVIDPAHRDPETLALREVARAFREDERLVPALLPVGGGLLVGAAT
- a CDS encoding anti-sigma factor; this encodes MTAPRGWALPESHLLPDVVVAFVDGELSHGARDRAASHITRCPACAAEVRAQRQMGETIRRAGAPSMSAGFLASLQSIPQHTELPSAPDNLAVTADGQLVAVQRPDRVAGLRDAGVLGGVAPLGSSAPLGQSPNVLGGGRFKRRAAQGAGVVVSGLVLSALALVGTSADGDGTPETGGGAPQPANLLPAQMAVPQQPAPVSTPVSTTPAVLPAGIR
- a CDS encoding trypsin-like peptidase domain-containing protein; translation: MMTEPNVNPEQPGAREADRLGPRPLARPAVDPAQAAVFGRPQGVDGAFDKLYSPQKANGVNLAPPAPESLAEAFRRPPGAEGVLLERPREATGDAPDVEPPLWTGTRDPWRDPGAAAVLAGPAVPAEDEEKPAKRPPGALLSLPEVLFGRRVQPKALVLLGVVALLIGAAGGVVGWWAADTGTELTGSATISEAEAGKERPAGSVAEIAKRVSPAVVSLEVFKPGAESGEQGSGVMIDPQGYILTNEHVIASAAADPGVKVTAVFIDGTRTEAKLVGADQKTDLAVVKVNVTNPTVLQVGKSADLQVGDTVMAIGSPLALQNSVTAGIVSALNRPITAGGDNGAPPVTYEAIQTDAAINHGNSGGALVDSTGALVGINSSIRSSGADGGSIGIGFAIPSDYAVKIAKALIKDGKVQHADIGINASSTVAGSSTMGAQVKNVAPGGPAANAGIKEGDVITKIGNRLVRDSAEMTVAVRAHDVGEVVPVSLARDGASFVVDVTLASD
- a CDS encoding DUF4190 domain-containing protein; its protein translation is MTDPSGDKDRPADPTAAYDPPPTADPAPYRPENYDPPSADATVAEPVPADEPQATETVAAEPPSAATAEQPGGLPPGSYETPAAYIPGTPFAPPGQPVPQAYQQQPYPPAYGQPYAAPAPYGQPAPYGQPYASPRTQDNALAVGALVCSILGFCSGVTALAGLIMGHIALAKTNRGEAGGRGLATAAVIIGYVVIALWVGFFTTLIILGTNGYLNG
- a CDS encoding Mrp/NBP35 family ATP-binding protein, producing the protein MTSTQQLPSVDDVRSALKSVQDPEIRKPITDLGMVKDVAVGADGVVTVGIYLTVAGCPLKATLTNDTREAVSKLPGVVDVRVELDVMSDEQRSELRKSLRGDAAEPVIPFAQPGSMTRVYCVASGKGGVGKSSVTVNLAAAMAARGLSVGVVDADIYGHSIPRMLGAREKPTKVDTMIMPPQSHGVKVISIGMFTPGNTPVVWRGPMLHRALQQFLADVFWGDLDILLLDLPPGTGDIAISVAQLIPNAEILVVTTPQQAAAEVAERAGAIALQTRQRVAGVIENMSWLETPSGERMEIFGSGGGATVAESLSKSIGSEVPLLGQVPMDPRVVAQGDAGTPIVLSEPEAPASVVLSDVAKKLSVRARGLAGMMLNVTPAGR